In the Osmia bicornis bicornis chromosome 6, iOsmBic2.1, whole genome shotgun sequence genome, ATCTTACTCTTCAACCAGGAAAGATAATACACCCGTACTCGATTCTTCTTCCCACTAATTGTAACCAAAATATTTTGACCTTCAAGAACCTccatttgttgaaatcgtctTCTACTTATTAACTGATAAACTTTGCCTTGTCCGCTTCTATCCAGCAGCATAAGACCATTCTCCGTaccaattaataaatttactCCTGTAAGCATACGGATATTACGTTAAATTAGTAACGCGAACATACATAGATATTTCATAGAGATTAAACATACTCACCCCATAGTGCAGCACAGAGAATTTCACTGTTGAAACGTTTCTTGTATTTGCGTATCTCTGGTGTATCAGACGCAAGATCATGACTGGTCGGAGTTACATTAACATTCACGTGAGATTCCCTTCTGGCTGGTCCGGCACCGAATCCAAAAGTCAGGAAAGATCTCTGCTTCTGTTGAAGCGCAAATGGGGGTGGTGATTTAACTGCTTGGCGATACTGTAACAAAATATACTTTGAGATTCCGCTCGGCTAGAAATCGGatgttaaataaatcaaaCCATTAAAGAGAGAGTTATATTACTGTAATTAATAGTGCTACGAAGAAAACCAGTAAAACGGTATTAAAGAGagaattagaagaaaaatattataggTAGATATGTACGATGAAATCGCATGCAGTTAGAATTATATAAAGTTCACacaagaaaattaatgaagaGATATAAAGTTTCTTTAAGAATTCAATATAATCGTATGTAGTGAAAGAAATCTCAGACTGTTATCAATTTCCTTAACCAGTTCTACAAGAAGAAATCAATAACACAATGTTCTACATAGTAATACGAGcatacaattaattaataactatactgaaaaagagaaatggaaaaGGAAAGGAGAGGGCAAGATTGGTCAATAAAACTACCTAGCAGGCCCGTGTCTGATTGTTAGGGATAGACTGGATCAAAGCAGTGATGGACATTAGGACAATCTTTCGTTTAACGTGTTAATTCCTAATTGATCTGTGTTTTGTAATTGCCCTGATGCCCATGTCCCTGATATACGAGGTTGAGAAAGTAGAAAGGTGTGATCCCTTTGTGATGACATATGCAGTGATTGTGGTCACAAAAACAAGCAGAAACTCCAGAAAAGATTGTAACAAATGAGATATGAAGCAGAAAGATACATAAACAGTGAGAGAAATAAAGGACAGGTGAGATAAATGAAGGACATAAAAAACATCATATCATAATTGATATCAGGTGTGTGGCACCAAGGACAGATGTACAAGAAAATCAAAACGAGGACAGCATGAATTACGTGTATAGAAAACTGGCATTCCATACATGAAACATTAAGAGTGatagaagaaattttttattgttatttctTTCATAGGATTTCCTGCATAGGAGGAAAGACATTCTCATTTGATAAAcatattattgcaaaaagaagGCAGAAAAGCAACACTGAATGGTAAATCGATATCGAATGGGTACTTACATTGCAATTAGTATTGGGATTGGAATGGTCAGTAGAAAGGGCCCTGCTCTTCGGATTAAAGCTCCCACGTGTCCCACAACACACAACAGAATTCTGAATTAGTCACGTTGACAGACGATATGGGACTGTTTTGTACGGGGTTTTTCGTGTAAAATACAATGGACAAAACGGATGATTCAAACATAATGATTTTCTTACGACTTCGGCCACCAAAGTAcgtatttttatacaattcgTGTCCTTTATAGaagtatgaaaaattaattatctgcCAGAGTGATTAAACCTTTCACTGGCGACCTCCATTGCGGTAGAAAAACGATCTGTGTGCTAatttagtaattaattatatttaaaacgtacttttattttcgtttcagaggaataattgaaatttatgacTGCGACATCTGGGCTGGGTTTAAAGGGCGTTAAGAAAGTAATGGTCATAAAGATGATTCTCCAAATCATGGTGGGTGGATATTACCGATGATCTGATAATTAAGGAGAAGTGAATTTTCAATCAAATAAACATTACACTTGTGGGAACTATTATAACTTTTGTCCCATGCATTTTTCTCTTGTATTCTCGAATTCAACGACGTTCGATTTATATATAGAAAAAATTCGATTCTAAGACTATAATTGTGCAAAAATAATACTATGATAGTAATGCAAAAAGAGCAAAGATCCTACGAAGCGTTCAATGATAAATCAAACATAGAaagtatttcttcttttcaagtaatttttaacaatGTACAGAACAAAAATACTATGTGCATGATGAACTTAGTGACGGCTAAAAAGAAAGCAAAAATTTCATCTAGTTCACTGTTCACATTTGCGAGAAAGAAAGTGGAATACGAATacgaaacgaaataaaaaaaaaaaataaaataaaatagacaTAACACCGATCACAGAATGAAGAATTGCACGAAGAACACAAAAAAGATCGAAGCTTCAATGAATTCTACCGAAAAAAGCAGTACtttgtatttttacaaattgtCTGATCTATTCGATAACGTCTTCGAATCAAAAGTGTTCGATTGTTTCACAATTTACCGCTTTTCCTCGATAGTGGCTGTGttcattatatttctttcaatGCACTGGAAACGTACATTCAATGAAAGATACATCTCTTATAGAGATATATGAACATGAACGAACCATTAAACGTATGAGTGCATTAACGTATACGTAGAAAGAAcgtgataaaaatgatatataaatatgatcCAACCTCCTCGCTGGTAGTTTTGTCCTGTCGTTGACCCGGCGATGATGTGAGAAGATCCGGCAAGACAGAGCTAGGTCGAGATCCAGGGGATGAATCTGATCTCTGGAAATCAGCTCCACCGCCTGCACCTCTTGGACGATCGCTGCTTTCTCGATTCTGTAATGGAATCAATTTACGTTTAAATCGATCATTTCAGTGGGAAACAAAgatcaaagaaaaaatatggaaCGAAATCTGCTTGAAGATTAACACCTGAATTTTGATTctacaaaagaaaaatcctCCATAAATgcgtttcatttaatttctctTAACGTGAAATCAAAAAATTAGCTTAGGAAGAGTCGGGGAGAGACCAACCCCGAACCTCCTATTTCCCTGCAATTCTCCTGGACTCAAAATAaagattaaattttaaattgtccCTTTAATTCCTTAATATTGAAGGCAAGATTAACTAAGGGAAGGCTAAATTATCACGATAAGATCTTATATCGTTCCTGGTGACCtgttagaaataaaaacgTAGTCTTAAAAGCATAGAAAAGAAATACGCATTTACGTTACAAAGGATCTTTTAAATTATGTCATTTAAGAACAAGAAGACCGGTCGAGATGGGCCACCTTCTTTTGCATTAAACGTTATAATGATTTTAGCTCTCtaaacgacttttttttccaACGCTGCCCAACTAAACGACtgcatttttaaattcagGTTTTAATACCATCAAGCAGACtgtgaattaataaaaaaaaaaaaaaagaaaattgatcaAACATTAAATGGAAAAATCGATAGACATAAAGGAGCACAGAAAAGGAAAGGAATCTTTATGAAATGATAGGCAACGAGAATCAGGATCGAAGATTACTATCAAAATGTCGACAAAAAAATAGTGCAAGCAAAAAATGGGGGggggaaaatgaaaatgggTGTAAGATAAGCAATAGATGAAGTAATTACTCAGGCAAATATGAATAAACTTGACTAAATCAATAAATCTATACATCAGTACTAACGATAAAGCTTAacagaaataaatgaacattgAACATTTCTTTCTCACGtactaattaaaaaagaaagaatctaTACATCAGTATAACTAAGCTTAATATCTGAAAAGAACATCTTTACACACTTAAATTGTAAAAAGTACACAGTGCAgaacacaaaataaaatgcATTCATGCATCAAATATATCTGAATGAATAAAAATCGCTTGGATATTCGTATCGTCTATCTACTACACAGCTAAACATATAATAAATAGTACATACGTTTCTGAAAATAACAATGTAAGCATAGAATAAGCAgcttcttttctctttgtaCTAATTAAATTAGTAAAGCGTGCAACAtgataaaatatcaaatttccTATGAAGATATATCGGTTGTACATAGATTTAAATCTACAGgatgttaaaaaaagaaaaggttcAGGACCTTAAGGGTAGATAATGAcagaattttcgaataaaattttatctaaataattttcatataaaaattgaagattattagaataaaaatttattcattattcgaaACAAGTTGTACTGAACAGGGGTCGACAAACTGATACCGTTCTCCATAATTTCCGTAGGTTTAATTCTAAGGGTGACGTTTATCACCcccatttattaaaattttttttcttcatctctTGAGTGTTATCTACTCCTAAAATTctgaatcatttttttaacaGCCTGCATACATACAACTCAAGTGTTGCGATAGATTTATCGTGTAACTCTTTTAGACTTTTATCCTTAACGCAATACATTACACATTCTACTACCACTGTGTACAAAATGTTTTGTACGAACACGAAACCGAATTATTGACTCGCAAGAAATATTATGTAAGTAACACGCGATATCTGTAAATAAAAGGAACTATGTTACTTGCCTAACATTCCTTGTTAGTACAATAGTCGAAACAATGGATAGTATAACTGAAAATCCGTAATTTCATTATAAGGTACATAATCACTTAGGCTTAAATTACAACAAATAAAGGATTTGTTTTAACGACAAACAATGTTCAAGATAAGTATCATTGATCGATACTTTCTCGAACGATTATCAAGAGAAATGCTGAAAAATGTCATTTagcatatacatatatttaattcACTATACAAGAATAAGcgcaattaaattaaataattttattatttattgtggCATCAATATTAGGCTGTATCGTATGAAATGATAGATTTTGAAACATAGAAAATCTGACACGATGGTCGGACTGTCTACATTTCAAGATTGTCCACTAGATATGATACAACTAAATAATCAGATACTTCAgggaaacagaagaaaaaagaacataaaagATGACCAACATTGCTGCATTTGTACATTAGTTTTATGAATAACGATGAAAGAACACAAAACGCACTTCGTATTATACCCAAGACAAAGCATGCTTGTGACACATGCTGCGATATAACAATACacaaacatatatatatatcacaTACGACGATTGGTAAACATGAGCAATCATGCAAAAAAGACAATCAATTTCGATGACAAGGTATCGAACCGTACGCACTCACGAGGACGTGTGTGAAGGTGTAACGCACACCCGCACCCACGCACGCACGTACGCATACATTTGTATGTATGAATAAAAGTTAACATATTCCATGTTATCCTGGATTTATGGTGGCAATTcctttatatttttctgtggGTACTGTTTCTTGTTTCCTTTTCctataaaataatgatttctCTTCGGTACGATCTTGATTCACGACCGTGCAATTTCCAAGCTCAATGATAtttaagaaaacaaaaaagaaaaaaatagagaagaaaggaaaatgttaACACAGAACACACGCACACAGGATCCGCATAAAAACGAttagtttttcttttcttctttttaagcTGCATGAGCCTGATTCATTGATAACGATATCCCCTTTGTTTAATGCTTCTTTGTATATTAAGATTCTTGCATGAACATGCATCACAGATTAGCTCTTTTTTAAATCGTTATTCTGTTATCGTAACACTGTTGAATACCAATTTATAAATCCAGTGATTAGAGATCGTACATGCAGGCACAAAAAGGAAATGATACTTCATTTCGCGAGGTTTTAAGAATCGTCTATCATTAGTTGGAATGCATCGTTATACACACAttagtattaaaaaaaaaaatgagaaattaatTCACAAATGAAAGtatatatgaaatattaattaaatgttaatttaaaagCGAATTCCTTTTTGGTATCAGTTACTTTAATATCAGAAGAAacctaattaattaagatCGAACCAAATTTCTCGTTAATTGGCTTCTTTATTAAATCCCGCGATGTTTCGTCGTGATGATCGTAGAATTCTAGTTATATACTGGTAATAATTACCAAGTATGTTTGTCCACACGGTCATGTATCGTCGAAACGAGATGAATATCTTCAAAGAAATTCCATGCGGTTATTTCTTCCTTATTAGACTTGGAATTTGAGACAATAATTGTAGAAACAAGCTTTGATGTATATAATGTTAAACGCAACAAAATTAAGGAGAATAGTGGTAGTAGTAGAagtaataattagtaattacaGTATTATTCTCATCCTGTGGATTAATAAAAGCCATAAATGCTCATACAACAATGAATTTCGCATCAACCCGATTTTCAAcaatttacaataataatctGAAAAGTTACATTCGGAAAAATTGTTAACAATAGCGATGATAGTAGAgattataaaaacatttttcgtACAATAACAACCCCCATCCTCCCCAGACTAATTCTCCACGACACTTCaagatgaaatatttatgatataaattttcttatcCAATATGAATGACACACATTTTACAAATGTGATTTGTTTAGTAAGGACAAACACATCATGagtgaagaaaataaatcagGTAAAGGGATTAAACGCAGAACAtcgtaaaagaaacagtaaacAGTAAGTACAGAAAGCCTGCATTAATTGTTTATCAATAGCTTCAAgattgattattaatatgcAATAAAGATTTCTTTACCGATTAAATAAGTCGCTTTTTAATGCTACCCAATAAAGTTCATGAACAATTTAATGAAATCTCAATGCAACAAACAAAACTATGAAAGCAAGGAAGAGtattgtatattaataaaGTGAAAAAATGTCCTCGTCCTAAGTTATAACAATACTATTAGTAACACTATTAGCATTAGTAATTATATATGACATTAGATCCATTGTaccaaaaaatatatataaatataatgtatgttattaatattctaatgTATCTCCATAAAAGATTTGTGGGCCATTGTTCGAACGAACGATCTAGTTAAAAAGTAGTACAGGAGgtaatatagtaatactgatgATAGAATAATATTGATAATGTTAATGATTAATGTATCCTACTGATATCTGGTAAATCTGAAAAGtaaaaccaaaaaaaaaagaaaacgtaaTAAAGACAGAGGAAGGAATAATAGGAAAATGCGCCTAAAAAAGTCAAGCGTAGCTGACTAGCTTGCTATGTCGAATTATTATACATGGTTAGACATCGGAAAACTGAACGTAAAGGTCCAAGTTTCAAATATGTCTgtcaatatttcttttacaataagataacataatacaaaataaattcaccgcgaattcaaatattaaataaatatatgaatacAACATATTGCACAGAAaaaagataaatgaaattgtaaaaaaagaacatGTATGTGAGAAAGTTTTGCAAAGATCATTTCATGTctacttattattatttgagaaaatcttcatatttctataaaattcaGGGAACCACTTTGAAACCAAAAACATTCACAATTCAACCTGAAATTTTACATCTATTATTCGGCCATCGAATGGCACCTTTTTCCTATTATGCAATCATTCCTTTATCCTAATAAACATCCTTTAtcataaaataagaaatgaaaagtGTATAGAAATATCGACAGACATATCAGGGAGGTAGACATTTTCGAGATGGAACTTCGAAAATCCACAAAAAAAGGGTACCAAAGACCGAAGGTAGagattaaatattgaaaaaaaaaaaaaaacaaaaaaaaacaggtGATGCGGTTAAGGTGTCTTTCAGGCAAGCACACAGGCAGGGCTTTGTAGGGGGGACTGACCTGGATAACAATGGGGCTGTATTCGCTAGCCGTTGTACTGGCCGTAGATTTAATAGTTCCTGCTTCGTCAATCGCGGCCGAAACCGCGTCTGATGGTCTACAACTGCGTCTTCTCATAGTGCCATCTTTTTCACGTCCAAAGTCGAACCTTCTGCCCTCGTGTTTACTACCGAAAACGATCTCGCTCTCGGTCTTTTCCCTTCTAGGCCTTTGTAGGCCATCACGACCGAACGAAAAATCTGTCAGCACCGGTTCACCGGCGCTCACAGATGTACCTTTTTTACCAACGATACCGGCAACACTTATCTCGCTTCCACGACGATTACCACTTGAGAATATACTCGACCGCGTGAAATCGGATTTCTGTAAATATGCAGAATGCCTTGTCGAAGGGAAAAAGTCTGAATTTTCGCGACGAAAAGCTCGTGCAAACGCGCTCGACGTGTTGCCGAGCTTCGAATCGCTTTCCTGTCTTCTATGAACCGCCTTTaactgttgttgttgctgttgctgttgttgcttTTGATGATGTTGCTGTTGAGGATTATTATCGTACTTTCTACGGGACAATTGTTCttgattttttaaagttttctcCGATGAGGACGTTGAACGATCCTCGTTAACAGAGTGATGATTCGTTTCCGTTGTCTCTTGCGTATGCTCTTGTTGTTTCATTTTATCCAATCTATCGTTAAAACCCTGAAAGAAGCGGGTGAAATCCCACTCCTTCAGAAGGAGCTGCTCGTCTGCTTCCGAACACCGGTTGTTGCTAGCCGTCGTGGCTCGATCGTCTGACATCTGACTAAGTTTCTAGGGAGTGCGCACGAGGGTAATAAACATGATGACgacagaaattaaaaaaaaaaaaagaaaaaaagaaaataacataCACAAAATAGGAGAGATAAAGAAATTGCGTGCGGCGATACATAACATGATATATAGCTGCGATGGCAGTGCAATGCAATGATTCAAGTGAATGGTATAATTCAAGTTACTTGCAACGGTGGTGATaatcataaaattattattatatgttatattgaTTTACTGGATGCGATGCGCTTGATTAATgagttaattaatgaaattcttcTTTCATAAAACGTTCACCACCGCGGCAATGCAATGTACGTGTAACGCACCACAAGTGCATATCGGAACTGTACAAAAGATTGAATTACAAGAATTCTTTTAGGACGAATAATACCGGTGAACAAATATTTCTGACTTATTACAGAATATCAATGAACACACAGATAGATACATAAACAAAGGGAAACGAGTATACGATACAATCGCTTGTATGTACTTTTACGGTCTGCAATTAAAGTCAACTGTGATtgattgaaagaaaaagaagtattttgaaaatgtgaaaaaataaaagaaaatatgtgtatatatagaCTGCTTTTGTCAAGGCGTGATTAAACGAtgcaatataaaaagaatgtaAGAGATACATTCAATCGGTTACGAAAAAAATATATCGATcgacattattattaatacatttcGATAAATCTCACATGACACACGAAAACGACAATAAGGCTAAAAAAATGAACGTTAGCTTGCATTACGTGCTCGTATAATGTACTTACTCGTTTCATTACTAATGTACGATCCCCTGATTCCTCCTCGTCCGGTGTTGGTGGCAGTGGTCGATTTGGTGCTCCACCTGTACACATCATACAAGAAATGtcattaattttatgtttcaaacgaataaattattgataagaattaaattaattatgttttcTAACGTCCTACCTTTCGGCTTACCTTCAAGATGAGAATTCTGAGCATTGTGCGATGACGTAGACGACGGATCTGTAGACGGTCTGAAAGGAGAAAATTCGGGTCTGCAGCAAGGGACATAAATACGAAGAGAAAGATGATGTGGCGCACGAAGAACATGGAATGCGTGGTGTACGTTACGTGGTGAGGTAACGATGACGACGATACGAAGCACCATGTTGGAGcgtaatgaaaaatgaaacgaaacagCATTAGTAAGATTAAGTCACAAATGTACACATGTAATAACGTTAGAAGACTTCAAGATATTCTGCTTTTTTCTACCAAGAAAATGCTTTCTCTTATTGTTACCCCAAAAAGTCTGACATGATCtgatgacataaaaatatCACTGACGTCGACAAACAATTAGCTAATTAACTGTTCTACTTACAAAGGTTTGGGGGGATCGCTAGCAAGTAAAGTCCCATCGTTCCTCGCATTGTTTCCTCCTACATCTTCGAGATCGTCGTCGCTATCGCTCTCAACGGATAACGcctgaaataaaaaacaaatatttttgttagtATAACAATTTATCGCTATTTTGAATACACGAATCATAATGTACACTTGGTTCTTTGCACGCTAATCACTGCCATCTTCCCATCCAAGCTATTTCATTAGATCTTACGGTCCGAATCGATGAACTTGAATGAAATAGGAGCGTAAAGGCATTGATACTTACTTGATCAAGAATACTGGAAGACTGTGGCATTTGTTTGCTGTTTTGATCATTGCTGCTTACTGGCTGAACCAAATTTGACGTTGACGAAGCAGCAGGGCCCTTATGCTGTCTGTTGGGCCTTGGCGGGGCCTCTGGGCCCTGTGACACACCAAGCTCGTTGAGTTGAGCAGCTAGCATGTCCAAGTCCTACCACCcacacgcacacacacacaaccCCGTTAGTCACTGTTTCAAAACACCTCCGATAATATTTCTAAGTGCCCCGCCACCAACGGATAAACAAGCAAAGCTAAAAAAAATAGTGGCTGATAAGATACAAAATACTGTTCTTAAGTATTTCTTGCATGCTGCAATTGCGAGTTCTTCGATATTTTACTATTACCGTAGAAACGTAGACAAACCCActgttatttaaatacaatgaaCATAAACGGTAAACAGATTTTTACACAacataattaaccctttatcAAATGTTACACTTTATGACAGAGAGTTAAAGTTACAATTTAACTGTCCTGTGCAGCAGCAAAAAGGATTAACAAATATGTTGTGTCTACGCGTCTACCACGTTACAAAATTCTTCCAACAAAAGCATACATTCAGACAATTTGACCAAAGCATTCTACATGTATCTGCAGCAGTAGGACATCAACGAGACAAAAGTGTGTAAACTTATTAAAAAAggtattaaaatgaaacagtATTTTGCGTGAAAATGAAGGAAGCAAAATCTATGTTactaaagagaaaaaaaaaatgcttgATTGTTTTACAGTTTACATATGTAGACAACATAGAAACAAGTGTGactgtatgtatatgtaatatgtaaagaataaattatgtgtATGTGTTCTTACCTCTGGTTTCCTTGGTGGCAGCTACGGTACATGTACACATGGAAAAAAACAAAAGCCCAATAATTCCAAATTTGAGTACAAGGCGCGCGCGCGCACACACATCCCTCCCTCCCGCCTAACCCTTTCACGTTTAATGTTTGTATGCGTGATTGTATGTCGTGTCGTGTCGTGTTCAAAGATGCAACTGAGTGCGCGCGcactaaaaaataaatgtgcGGCTGTGTTTGCGTGCACGCCACTGAATATGACagcaaaataaagaaaattccGCGTGCAattgataaataattgtaaaataccCTTGTTCGATTATAACAAAGATAGTGAATAGGAGACATAACcacatacatatgtaataaaatatactatacaaaaaagaaaaaaaaaaagtacactAGGGTTGCTGTGAGACAGCAAGTCGgcaaaatagaatataaatagCATGTGCCTTTCTACAGTTTTCATAGACCAGAGTAGTTTTTAGACTACGTTTATTAGTTCTTATTGGCGTAAAGTAAATGACGCAAAATGAGTTACAATATCCAAGGAGAGATAAGTGTTATGTGCTAATCGAATCGAGAAAACTTACCATAGGTTTAAAGACATGACTATTTCTTTGAGACGCAGCTTGACCACCGGAACCGCCGCTACCACCGCCAGAAATAAGCGGTTGATGGTTGGATGGTGGAGTTGAAACTTTGTGCGGTTGTCGTGGATCGTCTCTAGGTGTCGGAGGTAATGGCCGAGATGGTGGTTGTGGATCTGGAACTACTATATAACGCAAAGa is a window encoding:
- the LOC114879884 gene encoding serine/threonine-protein kinase mig-15 isoform X6, producing MAHNLAPSVNCSLDDIDLNALKEPAGIFELIEVVGNGTYGQVYKGRHTKTGQLAAIKVMDVTEDEEEEIKLEINVLKRYSNHRNIATYYGAFVKKSSPGKDDQLWLVMEYCGAGSVTDLVKSTKGQSLKEEWIAYISREILRGLSYLHSNKVIHRDIKGQNVLLTDNAEVKLVDFGVSAQLDRTIGRRNTFIGTPYWMAPEVIACDENPDATYDNRSDLWSLGITALEMAESQPPLCDLHPMRALFLIPRNPPPRLKSKKWAKKFHGFIETVLVKDYHQRPYTEQLLKHPFIRDQPTERQVRIQLKDHIDRCKKRKQEKERDDYRYSGSENEEDEPALAGEPSSIVQAPGGDTLRRNFQQIQEGRTLTQEVAPQPPAAKEKPSGRSQRDIPEPGPPARPAIPHRLIVVPDPQPPSRPLPPTPRDDPRQPHKVSTPPSNHQPLISGGGSGGSGGQAASQRNSHVFKPMLPPRKPEDLDMLAAQLNELGVSQGPEAPPRPNRQHKGPAASSTSNLVQPVSSNDQNSKQMPQSSSILDQALSVESDSDDDLEDVGGNNARNDGTLLASDPPKPLPEFSPFRPSTDPSSTSSHNAQNSHLEGKPKGGAPNRPLPPTPDEEESGDRTLVMKRKLSQMSDDRATTASNNRCSEADEQLLLKEWDFTRFFQGFNDRLDKMKQQEHTQETTETNHHSVNEDRSTSSSEKTLKNQEQLSRRKYDNNPQQQHHQKQQQQQQQQQLKAVHRRQESDSKLGNTSSAFARAFRRENSDFFPSTRHSAYLQKSDFTRSSIFSSGNRRGSEISVAGIVGKKGTSVSAGEPVLTDFSFGRDGLQRPRREKTESEIVFGSKHEGRRFDFGREKDGTMRRRSCRPSDAVSAAIDEAGTIKSTASTTASEYSPIVIQNRESSDRPRGAGGGADFQRSDSSPGSRPSSVLPDLLTSSPGQRQDKTTSEEKQRSFLTFGFGAGPARRESHVNVNVTPTSHDLASDTPEIRKYKKRFNSEILCAALWGVNLLIGTENGLMLLDRSGQGKVYQLISRRRFQQMEVLEGQNILVTISGKKNRVRVYYLSWLKSKILRTDGHSDQVERRNGWINVGDLQGAVHFKIVKYERIKFLVIALKDSIEIYAWAPKPYHKFMAFKSFGELAHRPLLVDLTIEEGTRLKVIYGSADGFHAVDLDSATVYDIYLPKHTQGPICPHCIVALPNSNGMQLLLCYDNEGVYVNTYGRVSKTMVLQWGEMPTSVAYIGTGQIMGWGNKAIEIRSVESGHLDGVFMHKKAQRLKFLCERNDKVFFSSAKGGSSCQIYFMTLNKPGMANW
- the LOC114879884 gene encoding serine/threonine-protein kinase mig-15 isoform X5, translated to MAHNLAPSVNCSLDDIDLNALKEPAGIFELIEVVGNGTYGQVYKGRHTKTGQLAAIKVMDVTEDEEEEIKLEINVLKRYSNHRNIATYYGAFVKKSSPGKDDQLWLVMEYCGAGSVTDLVKSTKGQSLKEEWIAYISREILRGLSYLHSNKVIHRDIKGQNVLLTDNAEVKLVDFGVSAQLDRTIGRRNTFIGTPYWMAPEVIACDENPDATYDNRSDLWSLGITALEMAESQPPLCDLHPMRALFLIPRNPPPRLKSKKWAKKFHGFIETVLVKDYHQRPYTEQLLKHPFIRDQPTERQVRIQLKDHIDRCKKRKQEKERDDYRYSGSENEEDEPALAGEPSSIVQAPGGDTLRRNFQQIQEGRTLTQEVAPQPPAAKEKPSGRSQRDIPEPGPPARPAIPHRLIVVPDPQPPSRPLPPTPRDDPRQPHKVSTPPSNHQPLISGGGSGGSGGQAASQRNSHVFKPMLPPRKPEDLDMLAAQLNELGVSQGPEAPPRPNRQHKGPAASSTSNLVQPVSSNDQNSKQMPQSSSILDQALSVESDSDDDLEDVGGNNARNDGTLLASDPPKPLPSTDPSSTSSHNAQNSHLEGGAPNRPLPPTPDEEESGDRTLVMKRKLSQMSDDRATTASNNRCSEADEQLLLKEWDFTRFFQGFNDRLDKMKQQEHTQETTETNHHSVNEDRSTSSSEKTLKNQEQLSRRKYDNNPQQQHHQKQQQQQQQQQLKAVHRRQESDSKLGNTSSAFARAFRRENSDFFPSTRHSAYLQKSDFTRSSIFSSGNRRGSEISVAGIVGKKGTSVSAGEPVLTDFSFGRDGLQRPRREKTESEIVFGSKHEGRRFDFGREKDGTMRRRSCRPSDAVSAAIDEAGTIKSTASTTASEYSPIVIQNRESSDRPRGAGGGADFQRSDSSPGSRPSSVLPDLLTSSPGQRQDKTTSEEYRQAVKSPPPFALQQKQRSFLTFGFGAGPARRESHVNVNVTPTSHDLASDTPEIRKYKKRFNSEILCAALWGVNLLIGTENGLMLLDRSGQGKVYQLISRRRFQQMEVLEGQNILVTISGKKNRVRVYYLSWLKSKILRTDGHSDQVERRNGWINVGDLQGAVHFKIVKYERIKFLVIALKDSIEIYAWAPKPYHKFMAFKSFGELAHRPLLVDLTIEEGTRLKVIYGSADGFHAVDLDSATVYDIYLPKHTQGPICPHCIVALPNSNGMQLLLCYDNEGVYVNTYGRVSKTMVLQWGEMPTSVAYIGTGQIMGWGNKAIEIRSVESGHLDGVFMHKKAQRLKFLCERNDKVFFSSAKGGSSCQIYFMTLNKPGMANW